A window of Candidatus Afararchaeum irisae genomic DNA:
CCGAGACCGTCGAAGAAGCTCACTACGACGACGTCGTAACAGTCGCACGGAACGTCGAAGCTGTCTACGTCGGCGAGTATCCAGTTTACGGCGTCGTCGACCCCTCTCTCCTTCGCTGTCTCGCGAGCCTCCGAGAGTGCCGTCTCGGAGATGTCTAAGGCATCGACCTCGTAGCCCTCCTCGGCGAGGAAGACGGCGTTTCTCCCCGTCCCCGTCGCGACGTCTAGCGCGCGTCCGTCGGGGAACTCGTCGACGAGGCGTTCGAGTTCAGGTACAGGGTTCTCGGGAAGCTCGAACTCGTCGCTCGAGTGTTTCGCCTCCCATCTCTCGTGTTCGTCTGTCTCGTCCATGGTGACCCTTCTCGGGGACAAGGGAAACAGGTTTTGCTTAAGCCACCCAACTCCGTCTATGACCGGTTTCAAAGTCGGAGCGCACGTCTCAGTCGCGGGCGGCGTCGAGAACGCGATAGAGAGGGAGGAGGAGTACGGCGGCAACTGTGGACAGATATTCGTGGGATCGCCCCGGACGTGGTCGGTCGCCGACTACGACGACGCCGAAGCCGACGCCTTCAGAGCCGCAGTAGACGAGGCGGATCAGCATCCCTACGTCGTACACTCGACCTACCTCATCAACCTAGCGACGCCGAAGGACGACCTCTTCGAGAAGTCGACCGACTGCCTCGAATCCGAGTTAGAGTCCGCCGCGAAACTCGGCATAGAGTACTTCGTCTTCCATCCCGGCGCGCACACAGGATCGGGGAGAGATAACGGCATCGAGAGGGTCGCCGAGGGTATCGACGAGATCGACATACCTGACTCGGTTACCCTCCTGCTGGAAAA
This region includes:
- a CDS encoding class I SAM-dependent methyltransferase, encoding MDETDEHERWEAKHSSDEFELPENPVPELERLVDEFPDGRALDVATGTGRNAVFLAEEGYEVDALDISETALSEARETAKERGVDDAVNWILADVDSFDVPCDCYDVVVVSFFDGLGLIPDLKESLRDCGVVVYEHHLRSADEVDYGPSDDRHRLRSNDLLRAFLDMTVLVYREETRVEHDDGEERRGAVATVVARKSSGRRQSYPETEY
- a CDS encoding deoxyribonuclease IV; this encodes MTGFKVGAHVSVAGGVENAIEREEEYGGNCGQIFVGSPRTWSVADYDDAEADAFRAAVDEADQHPYVVHSTYLINLATPKDDLFEKSTDCLESELESAAKLGIEYFVFHPGAHTGSGRDNGIERVAEGIDEIDIPDSVTLLLENTAGKGTTLGKTFDELDEMIQKAETDDDSLGVCIDTCHAHAAGYDLADPDGFAETVEAVEDGIGLDKVEVLHLNDSKDPLGSEKDNHQHIGEGEIGDDGFSNLVNSDVFEDLPMILETPVDDDKGYADNIQRIRQLRE